Proteins co-encoded in one Malus sylvestris chromosome 7, drMalSylv7.2, whole genome shotgun sequence genomic window:
- the LOC126628032 gene encoding transcription factor bHLH91-like: MYQDTVGCNFDPNSIPESAAESLLDLNPLSPPLPPPPQQPQVLMPCSDTHHHNNTTTNSGFGVEENIRLSIEELSYHHHHHQNHHSYMDIELQNELGFNIDNPYNNTSDHYNNINNSHLVSFEHPTNWDNNIHGVHDQMQQQFPDNTTATSTPYPQPPDLLNLFSLPRCSPSSLLQNPSITFTNPIPKTSNFPSSLGSLGDLPSAVDTPQGTASSVLYDPIFHLNLPPQPPLFRELFQSLPHGYTLPGSGNGSLFSSGGDEREGSGGGVLYDPDADGSLGRQFDSGVLEFSREMASNERGRDVKGTKHFATERQRRQQLNGKYDILKTLVPNPTKNDRASILGDAIDYINELLRSVDELKLLVEKKRRGRERGKRRKTEQDGGSAGDDENCNVKPLGEHHDQSYSNGSLRSSWLQRKSKDTEVDVRIIDDEVTIKLVQRKKINLLLFVSRILDELQLDLHHVAGGHIGNSYSFLFNTKMYEGSCLYASAIAGKLIEVLDIQYAAAVPPTSSY, from the exons ATGTATCAAGACACAGTAGGCTGCAACTTTGACCCAAACTCCATCCCTGAATCTGCGGCAGAGAGCTTGCTCGACCTCAACCCGCTTTCCCCACCGCTGCCGCCGCCTCCACAACAACCGCAAGTTCTCATGCCTTGTTCAGACACCCACCACCACAATAACACCACCACCAACAGCGGGTTTGGTGTCGAAGAAAACATCAGACTCTCCATAGAAGAGCTTTCttatcatcatcaccatcaccaaAATCATCATTCCTACATGGACATCGAGCTCCAAAACGAACTTGGGTTCAATATCGATAACCCATACAACAACACCAGTGACCAttacaacaacatcaacaattCCCATTTGGTGTCTTTTGAGCACCCAACAAATTGGGACAACAATATTCATGGAGTCCATGATCAGATGCAGCAACAATTCCCGGATAATACTACTGCTACTTCTACTCCATACCCACAACCACCTGACCTTCTCAACCTTTTCAGCTTACCCAGATGCTCCCCTTCCTCTCTTCTCCAAAATCCATCCATCACCTTCACAAACCCCATCCCAAAAACCTCGAATTTTCCGAGCTCTTTGGGGTCCCTCGGAGACCTCCCCAGCGCGGTTGACACCCCACAAGGGACGGCTTCTTCCGTTCTCTATGACCCGATTTTCCATTTGAACCTCCCTCCACAGCCGCCATTATTCAGGGAGTTGTTTCAGTCTCTGCCGCATGGGTACACCTTGCCTGGCTCAGGAAACGGGTCGCTGTTCAGTAGCGGCGGCGATGAGAGAGAGGGGAGCGGAGGAGGGGTTCTGTATGACCCAGATGCAGATGGAAGCCTTGGGAGGCAGTTTGATAGCGGAGTTTTGGAGTTCTCGAGAGAAATGGCTTCTaatgagagaggaagagatgTCAAGGGCACCAAACACTTTGCCACTGAGCGCCAAAGGAGACAGCAATTGAATGGCAAGTACGATATCTTGAAGACTTTGGTTCCAAACCCAACAAAG AATGATAGAGCATCAATTCTGGGAGATGCCATTGATTATATAAACGAGCTTCTGAGGTCAGTGGACGAGCTGAAGTTGCTGGTGGAGAAGAAAAGgcgtgggagagagagaggcaagAGGCGCAAGACTGAACAAGATGGAGGTTCCGCCGGAGACGATGAGAACTGTAATGTGAAGCCTCTTGGAGAGCATCATGACCAATCCTATAGCAATGGCTCTCTGAGGAGCTCATGGCTTCAAAGGAAATCCAAAGACACCGAAGTCGATGTCCGCATTATCGACGATGAAGTTACTATCAAACTGGTGCAGAGGAAGAAGATCAACCTGTTGCTGTTTGTGTCCAGGATTCTTGATGAGCTGCAGCTTGATCTTCACCATGTTGCTGGTGGCCACATTGGCAATTCCTACAGCTTCTTGTTCAATACCAAG ATGTATGAAGGGTCTTGTTTGTATGCAAGTGCAATAGCTGGGAAGCTCATTGAGGTTCTGGATATACAATATGCAGCAGCGGTTCCACCCACCAGCAGTTATTAG
- the LOC126628033 gene encoding transcription factor bHLH10-like, whose product MPNHDPLPPLPPPPPQPPQVLMDELSCHHHHHNHHSSMDIELHNELGFNVDNPYNTTSGHNDNGYTLPGSGNGSLFSSGGDEREGSGGGIYPDDGTITESFFEDGVMEFSREMGSIGRGRNRKESKNLAIDRVRRQQLNDKFFTLRNLIPNPTQNDKASIVGDAIGYINELLRTVDELKLLVEKKRCGRERINRHKTEQDGGAAGDDESCNIKPLGEPHDQSYNNGSLRSSWLQRKSKYTEVDIRIIEDEVTIKLVQRKKINLLLFVSRLLDELQLDLHHVAGGQIGNSYSFLFNTKMYEGSCLYASAIAGKFIEVLDGQYSAVPPTGSY is encoded by the exons ATGCCCAACCACGACCCTCTCCCTCCTCTACCACCGCCGCCGCCACAACCACCGCAAGTTCTGATGGATGAGCTATCTtgtcatcaccatcaccataaTCATCATTCCTCCATGGACATCGAGCTCCATAACGAACTTGGGTTCAATGTGGATAATCCATACAACACCACCAGTGGCCATAACGACAATGGGTACACCTTGCCTGGCTCAGGAAACGGATCATTGTTCAGTAGCGGCGGCGATGAGAGAGAGGGGAGTGGTGGGGGCATTTACCCAGATGATGGCACTATTACCGAGTCTTTTTTTGAGGATGGAGTTATGGAGTTCTCCAGAGAAATGGGTTCTATTGGAAGAGGAAGAAATCGCAAAGAATCCAAAAACCTTGCCATTGATCGCGTTCGGAGACAGCAGTTGAATGACAAGTTCTTCACCTTGAGGAATTTAATTCCCAACCCAACTCAG AATGATAAAGCATCAATTGTGGGAGATGCAATTGGTTACATAAACGAGCTTCTGAGGACAGTGGATGAGCTGAAATTGCTGGTGGAGAAGAAAAGGTGTGGGAGAGAGAGGATCAACAGGCACAAAACTGAACAAGATGGAGGTGCCGCCGGAGACGATGAGAGTTGCAACATTAAGCCTCTTGGTGAGCCTCATGACCAGTCCTACAACAATGGCTCTCTGAGGAGCTCATGGCTTCAAAGGAAATCCAAATACACCGAGGTTGATATCCGCATTATCGAAGATGAAGTTACCATCAAACTGGTGCAGAGGAAGAAGATCAACCTGTTGCTGTTTGTGTCCAGGCTTCTTGACGAGCTGCAGCTTGATCTTCATCATGTTGCTGGTGGCCAAATTGGCAATTCCTACAGCTTCTTGTTCAATACCAAG ATGTATGAAGGGTCTTGCTTGTATGCAAGTGCTATTGCTGGCAAGTTCATTGAGGTTCTGGATGGACAATATTCAGCAGTTCCACCTACCGGCAGTTATTAG
- the LOC126628034 gene encoding uncharacterized protein LOC126628034, which translates to MGRGVIWATAEDLARNRGRVLSLYRQILRSLNSPSLPLNLAARLAKKAEARAIFMLAAEERSLHNIDDLVDAAHYSLSLLRKGELPKYIQ; encoded by the coding sequence ATGGGAAGGGGAGTAATTTGGGCGACGGCGGAGGACTTGGCAAGAAACAGAGGACGCGTCCTCTCTCTGTATCGCCAGATACTCAGAAGCCTCAACTCGCCTAGCTTGCCGCTGAATCTGGCCGCAAGGCTGGCCAAGAAAGCGGAGGCGCGCGCAATCTTCATGTTGGCGGCGGAGGAGAGGTCCCTTCACAACATTGACGACCTCGTTGATGCCGCTCattactctctctccctcttgagGAAGGGGGAATTACCCAAATACATTCAATGA
- the LOC126630052 gene encoding uncharacterized protein LOC126630052 yields MTNNYSKFSIPIHQILRDVKNEPWFKLPKQSKGDTSKLDHTKYCAFHRGPGHTTNDCYTWKNYLEKLVKEGKVDRYLDKPVEQPKRNADGDEEPPTKMIRINGIFAESEHLGATNNSKKRKIQQALLISQVQAVNTQPGPIVGFTEQDAERVNFPHDDALVVSVQLAHAIVDRMMVDNGSAVNLLQLSVIQKMGLESTIIRRAEVLTGFNGHTSTAIGHIVLDVKTPPVVSKQTFTIVSDPSPYNGILGRPWLIKLDAVTSVKYQKIRFRIPGGGVGEIKSDQASSRRCTVQMLKETKKKTFTPIEVTEVQKGKEIAK; encoded by the coding sequence ATGACCAACAACTATTCTAAGTTCTCAAttccgattcatcaaatccttcgTGACGTCAAGAATGAACCATGGTTCAAGTTGCCGAAGCAGTCAAAaggagatacttccaagttggacCACACTAAATATTGCGCATTCCACCGAGGTCCCGGTCACACAACCAACGATtgctacacttggaagaactacctagagAAACTCGTGAAAGAAGGCAAAGTCGATAGATATTTGGACAAGCCAGTTGAGCAGCCAAAAAGGAATGCTGACGGAGATGAGGAGCCACCAACTAAGATGATTCGAATCAATGGCATTTTCGCTGAATCCGAGCACTTAGGGGCTACTAATAACTCcaaaaagaggaagatccagCAGGCTTTACTAATCTCACAAGTTCAAGCAGTCAATACCCAACCTGGACCTATCGTTGGCTTCACGGAGCAGGATGCAGAAAGAGTCAATTTCCCACACGACGATGCATTAGTAGTATCTGTCCAACTAGCCCATGCTATAGTCGACAGGATGATGGTTGACAATGGAAGTGCGGTCAACCTACTTCAACTTTCAGTCATTCagaagatgggcctggaaaGTACAATCATACGCCGGGCAGAGGTACTTACTGGATTCAACGGACACACCTCAACTGCCATCGGCCATATCGTACTTGACGTAAAAACACCGCCAGTCGTCTCAAAGCAAACATTCACGATTGTAAGCGACCCATCTCCCTACAATGGGATTCTTGGGAGACCTTGGTTGATCAAGCTGGATGCTGTCACTTCcgtcaagtatcaaaaaatcCGATTCCGCATCCCGGGAGGAGGAGTCGGAGAGATCAAGTCTGACCAGGCCTCATCCCGACGATGCACTGTGCAAATgttaaaagaaacaaagaagaagaccTTTACCCCCATAGAGGTTACCGAAGTCCAAAAGGGCAAAGAAATTgccaaatag